The segment CACCATTGTTGGGCAGTTGAGTGATTCGTTCCGTTTCACGCGGCGGGTACCCAATTTCGTGACGACGAATCGCTTCTTCGGCGACGATGTCGAGTCCGATCCCTTTGATGCGGCTGGCGGTTCCGATGAAAGAGCGATCAATGACTTCGCTATTCAGGCCAACGGCCTCGAAGATCTGTGCCCCTTTGTAACTGGCGAGTGTCGAGATCCCCATTTTGGCGAAGACCTTGAGCATGCCTTTCTTTACACCGGTGCGGTAGGTTTTGACGATTTTCTCGTGGGTCCACTCTGATTCAAGCACACCATCTCGTACGGCCTGGAACATCGCCTCGAAGGCAAGGTATGGGTTAATCGCGTCGGCACCATAGCCCGTCAGCAGGCAGAAGTGATGCACCTCGCGTGCTTCTCCAGATTCCAATACCAAGCCAATTCGCGACCGAAGCTCGTTTCTTACGAGATGGTGATGAACTGCTCCCGTGGCCAGCAAGGTGCTCAACGCAATTCGCTCGGCGGAGACGGCACGGTCGGATAGGATGACAAGACTGTAACCGTCCTGAATCGCCTGTTCGCTCTCCGCACAGATACGGTCAAGTGCAGTACGAATTCCAGATTTGCCTTCGTCCAGCGGATAAGTAATGTCGATCGTTTTGGTTTTCCAACCCCGATGATCGAGTGATTTCATCGCTGAAAGTTCTTCGTTCGTCAAAATCGGGTGTGGTACCAGTAGACGGTGAGCATCTTCTTCGTTGCTGTCGAGCAGATTGCCTTCTGGACCGATGTAACATTCCAGTGACATGATCACTTCTTCGCGGATCGAGTCGATCGGTGGGTTGGTCACTTGAGCGAAGAGTTGTTTGAAGTAATCGTAAAGCATCCGTGGTTGATCACTGAGGCAGGCGATTGCAGCGTCGTTGCCCATGGAACCAATAGGATCCTTTTTCGCTTTCAGCAGAGGCAACAGGAAGAACTGTATCGTCTCCAGACTGTAGCCGAATGCTTGCATTTTACGCAGCAGTTCATCTTCGCTGAACAATTCAGGAGTATCACCGGTAGGCAGTTCGCTCAATTCAATTCGTTGATTGATAAGCCACTCTTTATAGGGGCGTGCCTGAGCGTATTCGTGTTTGAGTTCTTCATCATCAATAATACGACCCTGTGCAAAGTCGACCAGGAACATCTTTCCAGGTTGCAGGCGTCCTTTGTGAGCGACGTTTGCCGGATCGATATCGAGGACACCTACTTCACTCGCCATGATGACTTTGTCATCTTTGGTGATGTAGTAGCGACTGGGACGAAGACCATTTCGGTCCAGCGTAGCACCAATGTATTTACCATCAGTGAAACTGATCGAAGCGGGACCGTCCCAGGGTTCTGATTTCGTTGAGAAGTATTCGTAGAAGGCGCGTTTGTCTTCAGGCATGGAAGAATGATTCTGCCAGGCTTCGGGAATCATCATCATCATGCATTCAGGAATTGGGCGACCGCTTAGCAGTAGCAGTTCCAGAACGTTGTCGAAGTTACCAGAGTCCGAACAGTGATCTTCGACGATCGGGAACAGTTTCTGAAGATCCTCCCCGAACAGTTCGCTGGAAATATTTCCCTGGCGGGCGTCCATCCAGTTTTTGTTTCCACGCAACGTGTTGATTTCACCATTGTGGCTCATGAAGCGACAAGGTTGTGCCCGGTCCCAACTTGGGAAGGTGTTCGTCGAAAAGCGGGAGTGTACCATCGCTAAATGGCTGTGATAATCTTCGGCTTGTAAGTCGAGGAAGAATGGCCGGACCTGCCACGTGGTCAACATCCCTTTATAAATGATGACTTTGGTCGATAGCGAGCAGATGTAGAACTGCAAAGCCTGTTTCATGCTTCCTTCACGAAGCTGATGACTCGCCAGTTTACGAATTGCAAACAGCTGGCGTTCTAGCGCTTCGGAATCGAGTCCATCTGCAGCGGCAATATAAAGCTGTTCCATGACAGGTTGGCAGTTGAGTGCCGAGGGACCAATGTCGGCAGCAATCTTGTCGGTCGGCAGTTCACGCCATCCCAGAAACTTCTGTCCCTGGTTCGCGATCAGTTGCTCGACGACTTTTTTGCACTCGGCACGTTCGGCGTCATCCTGTGGCAGGAAGACGTTTCCTACGCCGTACAAACCCTTGGCGGGCAGTTCGACGCCCAACTCTTCCTTTGCGACGCGAACGCAGAAACCGTGAGGCACGGCGGTCAAAATACCGGCACCATCACCCGTATTCTCTTCGCATCCGCAGGCGCCCCGATGTTCCATGGTCGTCAGTACGCTGATGGCGTCTTCGACGATTTGATGGCTCTGTTCCCCTTTGATGTGGGCCACGAAACCGATCCCACAGTTTTCATGTTCGTACTGGGGGTCATACATTCCCTGGGCAACAGGTAACGTTCCATTGGTGACCAGATGATTGGTAGACGCAGTTGGAAGGGTGGTATCTGTCATATTAGTCGCTCAGATAAAGGGAGGGTCAGGCAAGCGGAAGCCCGCCATCACCGATTGAAGTACTACTTTTACTGGTATACGAAAACGGAACTTCCATGACGACCGGTCGCGTGGAAACGATGTCGGCATAAGAATTCAGTTTTATATTTCAAATTTGATTGTCGTTGTTCAATTGTCTTGTTTAGTTTTCAGACCGTTAATAATTAGCCTGCCATGGAGCAGTAGCTTTCACGGAGACTGTTTGTAATTAACCGAAAGAAACTGAAGACAAACATGAGAACCAAAAGACTGGAGAGAGAAACAGGTTCTCATATATTTGAGTTCGCGGCCTCCTGCCGCACATGGGCACGGTAATGATCGTTCACCATGCTTACATCGTCCACAAAATCATTCTGCAGCATTTCCACAAATCGTTGTGCGGCGATGCTTAATTGTTTATGTCGACGATGCACAATTCCGAGAGGACGAACCCATTCCACACCGACGAGGCGAATCGCCTTTAAGGTGCCGAGAACTTCCTCGCGAACGACTGTTGGATGAGGCAGCAGAGAGATACCTGCGCCGGCTTCAACAGCCCGTTTTACGTTTTCAATGTCATCAAATGTATGGGTGATATCGACTTGAACGCCTTCTTCTTTCAACCAGCGGTTGATCTGCCTTCTGATTTTTAGTTCAGACGACAATGCAATAAACGGTTCACCGTTGATTGCGGAAGGTGCGATTTCGGATCGTGCCGCTAATGGGTGATCAGCCGGGACTACCAGCACAATCTCCTGTTTCTGCCAGGGTAGGCAGCTGTTCTCTCCCCCTTCTCTGGGAAAGGAGAGCAAGCCGAAATCGACCCGATCCTGAAGGACCTGTTCGTAGACATCGTCGGGATGTGAATAACTGAGTTGAATATCAATACCGGGGTATTGCTGCTGGAACTTTTTGATAAATCGTTCCATGCTCAGCAGGCCAACGGAGTAAATCGCTGAAATACGTATGCGGCCGGTGACATCATCCTGAATCGTTTTGAGACTTTCTTCGACCTGCCTGAACCGATCGAGAATATCGCGACATCCTGTAAGAAACACCTGACCTGCCGCAGTCAATTCCAGAGGACGGGTGGAGCGATTGATTAACTGTACGCCCAACCGTTCTTCCAGCGACTGCACCGCCTGACTTGCTGAAGATTGTGAGATGTGAATAACCTTCGCCGCTTTGGAAAAGCTGCGATTAGTTGCCACTTCACAGAAGATTTCAACATTCTTCAAGTGCATTTCAGGCTCACATGTCAAAAAGACATACTATCAGGAAAAGCGATACAATGTCCTGCTTCGATTCACAGGGACGGATATTTAAACCCGTAAACAGCCAATCGTCAAGTCTTCAGACTGTCAGGACGACTTTTCCTGATCATTTTTCAGCCATTCAGGGTGAATAGCTTAACTATTGTCTCTCCCTTTTCAAACAAGGTGCATGCTCTTAAAGTCAATGAAATAAACTAGTTAGGGAGAATAATCCATATCAACTGCAGTCATCGTCGCTCGATGGATGCGATTCTCATTTCGCTGCCGTTCTCTGTTCGTTTGTGGGCCTCTGTGAGGCGGACAGTTTCTCGATTTGGCCGCGATTTCCCTGATCGGGCAGTATCGACAGAATCGATATTAGCTCCTGTCCTGAATGCAGCGAAGTTGATATAGCGATTGTTCGAGCTGTTCGGGATATGGAAGCTTTTTCCATTCTCAGGACAGTATTCGGGCTGGTTTGGTTCGGAAATTGGCAATGTGCAGGTCGATGAAGAAGAGGTCTCTCCCCTACCCGACTCTCATATAAAGTGAGTCAGTTTACTGAGGAAAAATGAATGCCCACCGAGAAAACAGACATCGTAAAGGAATTACGATTGCGCAGCTGGGCTCGACAAAACTATGTCGCTCCAGCAGATCGGTCAACGGATTGGCACCCCATCGTTTTAGATGAAATGAATCGACGCGACGTGGAAGCGGCCGCGATGCAGGAAGATATCGCTGCCTGGCAACAAACAAAAACCAGTCCTTCCTCCATCGTCCCCCTTATTCCGGGAAGCCTGCTCAAGCTGCACCCTCCCCATAAGGAAGTTCCGGCTCCAAAATTCATGAGCCAGGTACAATCTGCAGCAATTCGCGAAGAACTCGCCCGTTCAGGTTGGTATTAGGAGTTGAGCTAAGCAGTTCTCCCTGTATTGACCTCAGAATATCTAATCTAAAAAATAGACCGCCTCGATCATAACGAATCGAGGCGGTCTCATTTATGCGGCGACTGTTCTCATTGCAGGATGTTAGACGGCTGTCCTAGAATGATTCTCTCATCTGTACCGGTCATCGCTTGTTAAAAAGTGCCTGGGCAGAAAAGCACGCGGATATAAGGGAGAGGTGATGTTGCGGAACGGAATCCAGGCAAGCGATCGAATTCTTCATTGGAACTCTTTGGGGATGCGTTCGGTCGTTGCGACAGCGATAGCGAGTCTCTTGCTGGGGGTGAGTCTGTCGGGATGTTCT is part of the Polystyrenella longa genome and harbors:
- a CDS encoding LysR family transcriptional regulator translates to MHLKNVEIFCEVATNRSFSKAAKVIHISQSSASQAVQSLEERLGVQLINRSTRPLELTAAGQVFLTGCRDILDRFRQVEESLKTIQDDVTGRIRISAIYSVGLLSMERFIKKFQQQYPGIDIQLSYSHPDDVYEQVLQDRVDFGLLSFPREGGENSCLPWQKQEIVLVVPADHPLAARSEIAPSAINGEPFIALSSELKIRRQINRWLKEEGVQVDITHTFDDIENVKRAVEAGAGISLLPHPTVVREEVLGTLKAIRLVGVEWVRPLGIVHRRHKQLSIAAQRFVEMLQNDFVDDVSMVNDHYRAHVRQEAANSNI
- the gltB gene encoding glutamate synthase large subunit gives rise to the protein MTDTTLPTASTNHLVTNGTLPVAQGMYDPQYEHENCGIGFVAHIKGEQSHQIVEDAISVLTTMEHRGACGCEENTGDGAGILTAVPHGFCVRVAKEELGVELPAKGLYGVGNVFLPQDDAERAECKKVVEQLIANQGQKFLGWRELPTDKIAADIGPSALNCQPVMEQLYIAAADGLDSEALERQLFAIRKLASHQLREGSMKQALQFYICSLSTKVIIYKGMLTTWQVRPFFLDLQAEDYHSHLAMVHSRFSTNTFPSWDRAQPCRFMSHNGEINTLRGNKNWMDARQGNISSELFGEDLQKLFPIVEDHCSDSGNFDNVLELLLLSGRPIPECMMMMIPEAWQNHSSMPEDKRAFYEYFSTKSEPWDGPASISFTDGKYIGATLDRNGLRPSRYYITKDDKVIMASEVGVLDIDPANVAHKGRLQPGKMFLVDFAQGRIIDDEELKHEYAQARPYKEWLINQRIELSELPTGDTPELFSEDELLRKMQAFGYSLETIQFFLLPLLKAKKDPIGSMGNDAAIACLSDQPRMLYDYFKQLFAQVTNPPIDSIREEVIMSLECYIGPEGNLLDSNEEDAHRLLVPHPILTNEELSAMKSLDHRGWKTKTIDITYPLDEGKSGIRTALDRICAESEQAIQDGYSLVILSDRAVSAERIALSTLLATGAVHHHLVRNELRSRIGLVLESGEAREVHHFCLLTGYGADAINPYLAFEAMFQAVRDGVLESEWTHEKIVKTYRTGVKKGMLKVFAKMGISTLASYKGAQIFEAVGLNSEVIDRSFIGTASRIKGIGLDIVAEEAIRRHEIGYPPRETERITQLPNNGEFHYRKNGEKHAWNPHSISSLQAASKSKNREAYNQFSKLINEKVNPETSLRGMLKIKSGTAIPLTEVESATDIVKRFCTGAMSYGSISAESHESLAIAMNKIGGKSNTGEGGEDSKRFSPDSNGDLRRSAIKQVASGRFGVTSWYLTNADEIQIKIAQGAKPGEGGELPGHKVNKIIAATRHSTPGVGLISPPPHHDIYSIEDLAQLIFDLKNSNPSARISVKLVSEVGVGTIAAGVAKGHADNILISGDNGGTGASPLTSIKHAGLPWELGISETHQTLVMNDLRSRVRLQTDGQLKTGRDVAIACMLGAEEFGFATAPLIVLGCIMMRKCHLNTCPVGIATQDPILRAKFNGAPEHVVNYLFMVAEECREIMAELGFRTINEMVGRCDMLETDKAIDHWKAEGIDLTPILTLAKKPHDNVDTYCTRDQNHGLEDVLDVGLIEECQSAIQNREPIRLERRLKNTDRAFGTMLSHEVSKHQGADALDEDTIYIRCTGAAGQSVGAWMVKGVTIELEGDANDYVGKGLSGGKIAIYPPKESSFVPEENVILGNVALYGATSGEAYFRGRAAERFCVRNSGATAVVEGVGDHGCEYMTGGRVVILGPTGRNFAAGMSGGIAYVYDPNDTFAMNCNMELVDLDELEGDDVADLREYITKHFEYTGSTVASEILSEWDTALDSFRKVMPRDFKRALQESQGEEPEAAVTTA